The following are encoded in a window of Vibrio sp. SCSIO 43136 genomic DNA:
- a CDS encoding GNAT family N-acetyltransferase, whose translation MNPQQIMDLYNQHERVDLTLSGYDKVASKEVVKFVSQDKYGSFVSYFNFSEQDAQQVIDQEVAYFKARDLNFEWKTYDTDHPENIAQVLIEKGFVADEPESFMVLDVVSAHLDSKRDELCTEVSDYEGIRDAIKVQEQVWGGDFSGKLAHLVAMKTKTPDQITIYVVYEQGEPVSSAWIIYNHSSPFAGIWGGSTLSSHRGQGHYTALLNKRICDAKARGIKYLTIDASDMSRPIVAKHGFEFITKTTPYLFDAH comes from the coding sequence ATGAACCCACAACAGATCATGGATTTGTATAACCAGCACGAACGTGTCGACTTAACTCTGTCAGGGTATGACAAAGTGGCAAGTAAGGAAGTGGTGAAGTTTGTCTCTCAAGACAAATATGGCAGCTTCGTCTCATATTTCAATTTCTCGGAGCAAGATGCGCAGCAGGTTATCGATCAAGAGGTGGCTTACTTTAAAGCGCGTGACCTCAATTTTGAATGGAAGACTTACGATACTGATCATCCTGAAAATATTGCTCAGGTACTGATAGAAAAAGGGTTTGTTGCCGACGAGCCAGAATCATTCATGGTGCTAGATGTAGTCAGTGCCCACCTTGATAGTAAAAGGGACGAATTATGCACGGAAGTAAGTGATTACGAGGGCATTCGTGATGCGATTAAAGTGCAAGAGCAAGTATGGGGTGGAGATTTTAGTGGCAAACTTGCCCATCTTGTTGCGATGAAAACCAAAACACCCGATCAAATTACGATTTACGTGGTGTACGAGCAAGGAGAACCAGTGTCGTCGGCTTGGATTATCTATAACCATTCCAGTCCGTTTGCAGGCATTTGGGGCGGCAGTACTTTGAGTTCGCACCGTGGGCAAGGCCATTATACGGCGCTACTGAACAAGCGTATCTGTGATGCAAAAGCCCGTGGTATCAAGTATCTCACCATTGATGCATCAGACATGAGTCGCCCAATAGTGGCAAAGCATGGTTTTGAGTTTATTACCAAAACCACACCGTATTTATTTGACGCCCATTAA
- a CDS encoding leucine-rich repeat-containing protein kinase family protein, producing the protein MHTLSALKSGELAGITRLSLAEDLTEFPMEILSLADSLEILDLSNNQLTELPQELTQMHKLKIVFASNNLFTHLPEVLGSLPNLEMVGFKSNQIHHVAEDALPQKLRWLILTDNQLTHLPESLGERPRMQKLALAGNQLVKLPQSLAKLHNLELVRISANALTECPEQLLGLPKLAWLAFSGNPFSQSEIKNTSVPSVASNSFELGKLLGQGASGVISKAQWIEQPQGLPNDIAVKVFKGEVTSDGYPEDELQACLKVGNHPNLVQSLAQVCETGYLALIMNLIPEHYKNLGLPPSLESCTRDTFPLGFNLSIDEIEKIVAQMDTVFTHLHNNQVCHGDLYAHNTLFDQDANIIFGDFGAATMYHMLSDDQQQQVRRIEQRALNHFIDDLLSVCELNDHNDARFIALRERCQ; encoded by the coding sequence TTGCATACACTCTCTGCGTTAAAATCCGGTGAGCTTGCCGGTATTACTCGACTCTCTTTGGCTGAAGACCTGACTGAATTCCCGATGGAGATCCTCTCTCTTGCGGACAGCTTGGAAATTCTGGATTTGTCGAACAACCAATTGACTGAACTACCGCAAGAGCTTACACAAATGCATAAGCTCAAGATTGTGTTTGCTTCAAACAACCTGTTCACCCACCTACCAGAAGTGTTGGGATCGCTGCCAAACCTTGAAATGGTGGGCTTTAAGTCGAACCAAATTCATCATGTTGCAGAAGATGCACTGCCGCAAAAGCTGCGCTGGCTGATCTTAACTGACAACCAACTCACCCATTTACCAGAGTCATTAGGTGAACGACCAAGAATGCAAAAGCTGGCGCTGGCAGGCAACCAGCTCGTTAAGCTACCTCAAAGCCTCGCTAAACTGCACAATCTAGAGTTGGTACGCATCTCTGCCAATGCATTGACCGAGTGTCCTGAGCAACTACTTGGCTTACCAAAACTGGCGTGGCTAGCCTTTTCTGGAAACCCATTTAGCCAATCAGAAATTAAAAATACGTCCGTACCTAGCGTTGCATCAAACAGCTTCGAGCTTGGTAAGCTGCTGGGGCAGGGCGCTTCGGGGGTGATTTCTAAAGCGCAATGGATTGAGCAACCACAAGGTCTACCAAATGACATTGCCGTTAAGGTATTTAAGGGAGAAGTAACCAGTGACGGTTACCCTGAAGATGAGCTGCAGGCGTGCCTAAAAGTGGGCAATCACCCTAATTTGGTCCAGTCTTTAGCACAAGTGTGTGAAACTGGTTACCTCGCTCTGATCATGAATCTAATTCCCGAGCACTACAAAAACCTTGGACTACCGCCGAGCCTAGAAAGCTGCACCCGCGATACCTTCCCACTAGGCTTTAATCTAAGCATTGATGAGATTGAAAAAATCGTTGCGCAAATGGACACCGTGTTTACTCACCTCCACAACAATCAGGTATGTCACGGTGACTTGTATGCGCACAACACCCTGTTTGATCAAGACGCCAATATCATTTTTGGTGACTTTGGCGCCGCCACCATGTACCACATGCTAAGCGATGACCAGCAGCAACAAGTTCGACGCATTGAGCAACGTGCGCTTAACCATTTCATTGATGATCTGCTCTCTGTTTGTGAGCTAAATGATCACAATGACGCTCGATTTATCGCTCTGCGTGAACGCTGCCAATAG
- a CDS encoding LysR substrate-binding domain-containing protein gives MANQQLLLRNLHTFDMAAKSLSFTITGKQLHLTQSAVSHRIKVLEKELGFNLFVRGTRQLELTEEGARFHHTLSKNLHGIFSEIEEIKATDMAGELNIATSTGFANGWLLPRLADFKAKYPKFNLNIWGYQEQQDFHKHNIEVAIYYDTQDMKDMYRKRLFGDEYIPVCTPQYAKKHRLYEDGLESLKRINFIHAVGSDVWQRWRDYLQLDIDIFEQFYCVSHREMGFLSALHNIGVGMGKYHFVKDLIESGELVTPYPSMPTTKSYDVICPLGTEDRPKIRTFINWLEGQL, from the coding sequence ATGGCCAATCAACAGTTATTGCTCAGAAACCTACACACTTTTGATATGGCGGCGAAATCCTTAAGCTTCACTATCACGGGAAAGCAGCTTCATCTCACTCAAAGTGCGGTGAGTCATCGCATTAAAGTGTTGGAAAAAGAGCTGGGGTTTAACCTGTTTGTTCGTGGGACACGCCAGCTTGAGCTGACAGAAGAAGGGGCTCGCTTTCACCATACCTTGTCGAAAAACCTTCACGGCATTTTCTCTGAGATCGAAGAGATCAAAGCGACAGATATGGCGGGAGAGCTGAACATTGCTACCTCAACAGGCTTTGCCAATGGCTGGTTACTGCCAAGGTTGGCAGATTTTAAAGCCAAGTACCCTAAGTTCAATCTCAACATTTGGGGCTATCAAGAACAGCAAGACTTCCACAAACACAACATTGAAGTAGCCATCTACTACGATACCCAAGACATGAAAGACATGTACCGTAAACGTCTGTTTGGCGATGAATATATACCCGTCTGTACCCCACAGTACGCCAAAAAACATCGGTTATATGAAGATGGGCTTGAATCCTTGAAACGGATTAATTTCATTCATGCGGTTGGGTCTGACGTATGGCAGCGCTGGCGAGATTATTTGCAGTTAGATATCGATATCTTTGAACAGTTTTACTGCGTCAGTCATCGCGAGATGGGATTTTTGAGTGCCTTGCACAACATTGGTGTGGGCATGGGCAAATATCACTTCGTGAAAGATTTGATTGAATCTGGTGAGCTTGTCACGCCATACCCGAGTATGCCGACGACCAAGAGCTATGATGTGATTTGTCCTTTAGGCACGGAGGATCGTCCCAAGATCCGTACCTTCATCAATTGGCTAGAAGGGCAGCTTTAA
- the nagE gene encoding N-acetylglucosamine-specific PTS transporter subunit IIBC, which translates to MNILGYMQKVGKALMVPVATLPAAAILMGIGYWLDPVGWGSENILAAFLIKSGGAIIDNMAVLFAVGVAFGLSKDKNGSAALSGFVMYLVVTTLLAPGAVAQLLSVSIDEVPAAFGKINNQFIGIIIGILSAEIYNRYSSVELPQALAFFSGKRLVPILTSIAGMALSFALLYIWPAVYDALIVFGIKLESMGALGAGLFGFFNRLFLSVGMHHALYPVFWFDVVGINDIPNFLGGAQSIANGTAVPGQTGMYQAGFFPIMMFGLPAAALAMYHCSDAKNKNQVFAIMLAAGMASFFTGITEPLEFSFMFLAPVLFVIHAALTGLSLYVAASMEWMAGFGFSAGFVDFVLSSQNPLATNWYMLIIQGLVFAALYYAIFRFAIIKFNLKTPGRGEDMNSEASEDMQGLAKQYIQAIGGEENILEVDNCITRLRLTVKDSSIADSSKLKQLGAAGVVPVGKGGLQVIIGLGKVDKVAEQMKLILAR; encoded by the coding sequence ATGAACATACTCGGATATATGCAAAAAGTGGGTAAGGCACTGATGGTACCAGTTGCCACCCTACCAGCCGCCGCCATTCTTATGGGGATTGGCTATTGGCTTGATCCTGTCGGATGGGGCTCGGAAAACATCTTGGCAGCTTTTTTAATCAAATCTGGTGGTGCCATCATCGATAATATGGCGGTGCTATTTGCAGTCGGTGTTGCCTTCGGTTTAAGTAAAGACAAAAACGGCTCTGCGGCGTTATCAGGCTTTGTCATGTACTTGGTGGTGACGACTTTGCTAGCACCGGGTGCAGTGGCGCAATTACTCAGTGTTTCTATTGATGAAGTCCCTGCGGCGTTTGGTAAAATCAACAACCAGTTCATCGGCATCATCATCGGTATCCTGTCAGCGGAGATCTACAACCGCTACTCAAGTGTAGAGCTGCCGCAAGCGCTGGCGTTTTTTAGTGGTAAACGCTTGGTTCCGATTTTAACTTCCATTGCAGGCATGGCACTTTCTTTCGCCTTGCTTTACATTTGGCCTGCGGTATACGACGCACTGATCGTATTCGGCATCAAGCTTGAAAGCATGGGTGCTCTGGGTGCTGGTCTATTTGGCTTCTTTAACCGTCTATTCCTATCCGTGGGCATGCACCATGCGCTGTATCCGGTATTCTGGTTTGACGTGGTGGGCATCAATGACATACCAAACTTCCTTGGTGGCGCACAATCCATTGCCAATGGTACTGCGGTTCCGGGCCAAACTGGCATGTACCAAGCAGGCTTCTTCCCTATCATGATGTTTGGCCTGCCAGCAGCAGCACTTGCGATGTATCACTGCTCTGATGCAAAAAACAAAAACCAAGTGTTCGCTATTATGTTGGCGGCGGGTATGGCTTCATTCTTTACAGGCATCACCGAGCCGCTAGAGTTTAGCTTCATGTTCTTGGCGCCTGTACTATTCGTTATTCACGCAGCACTGACTGGATTGTCACTATATGTCGCAGCCAGCATGGAGTGGATGGCAGGCTTTGGCTTCTCCGCAGGTTTTGTCGATTTCGTACTGTCGAGCCAAAACCCACTGGCGACCAACTGGTACATGCTGATTATCCAAGGCCTTGTGTTTGCAGCGCTTTACTATGCGATCTTCCGTTTTGCCATCATCAAGTTCAACTTAAAAACACCAGGTCGTGGCGAAGACATGAACAGCGAAGCGTCTGAAGACATGCAAGGTTTGGCGAAACAGTACATTCAAGCTATCGGTGGTGAAGAGAACATCCTTGAGGTCGACAACTGCATTACTCGACTTCGCCTGACGGTAAAAGACTCCTCAATAGCAGATAGTAGCAAGCTAAAACAGTTAGGTGCAGCGGGTGTGGTTCCTGTGGGCAAAGGCGGTTTACAGGTCATTATTGGGCTGGGCAAAGTCGACAAAGTTGCTGAACAAATGAAGCTGATTCTCGCTCGATAA
- a CDS encoding phasin family protein, producing MSTQETFKAFTSQLETVTNPFYNFNQLITKNVETLSKIQLESLQAYSTLGNETLQSMAAIKQPQDLAGYGTKQMEVASKISQQLLEDSQKLSQLGQDFKVAADELAAASVQTAKSA from the coding sequence ATGTCTACTCAAGAAACATTTAAAGCATTCACATCACAACTCGAAACTGTGACTAACCCGTTCTACAACTTCAATCAGTTGATCACTAAAAACGTTGAGACACTGTCTAAAATCCAGCTAGAAAGCCTTCAGGCATACAGCACGCTAGGCAACGAGACACTACAAAGCATGGCAGCGATCAAACAACCTCAAGACCTTGCTGGCTATGGCACCAAGCAAATGGAAGTGGCGAGCAAAATTTCTCAGCAACTTCTAGAAGACAGCCAAAAGCTGTCTCAGCTTGGTCAAGATTTCAAAGTAGCTGCGGACGAGTTAGCAGCAGCATCTGTTCAAACAGCAAAAAGTGCTTAA
- a CDS encoding SDR family oxidoreductase, producing MFDLTGKVAVITGAASGIGKCTAERFTKAGAKVVVADINVEQGEATAKELGGLFVKADVTKEVEIQALMETAKREFGQMDILVNCAGILGWSSPMNEVDADKHDLTMALNVKSVVLAMKHAANNINQGGAIVNLASIGGMIGMPTYMDYVTSKHAVVGATKVAALELADMGVSVNAICPSTVDTPMAYAEGGEAELAMSKVIWPKRRMAKPEEIAALAHFLVADDCKYLTGQALCVDGGYQAGIGLPVMETILGEEA from the coding sequence ATGTTTGATCTAACAGGAAAGGTTGCCGTTATTACAGGTGCAGCATCAGGCATCGGTAAATGTACTGCTGAACGTTTTACCAAAGCTGGGGCAAAAGTTGTCGTTGCAGATATCAACGTTGAGCAAGGTGAAGCGACAGCGAAAGAGCTAGGCGGTTTGTTTGTTAAAGCAGATGTCACCAAAGAAGTGGAGATCCAAGCACTGATGGAGACGGCGAAACGTGAGTTTGGCCAAATGGACATCTTGGTGAACTGTGCAGGCATCTTGGGCTGGTCTTCACCGATGAACGAAGTCGATGCAGACAAACACGATCTAACGATGGCACTGAACGTTAAGAGCGTTGTATTGGCGATGAAACATGCAGCAAACAACATCAATCAAGGTGGCGCTATCGTAAACCTAGCTTCAATTGGCGGTATGATTGGCATGCCAACCTACATGGACTACGTGACCTCTAAGCACGCAGTGGTTGGTGCAACTAAGGTCGCAGCGTTAGAACTTGCGGACATGGGCGTAAGCGTCAATGCTATCTGTCCTTCAACAGTAGACACCCCGATGGCTTACGCTGAGGGTGGCGAAGCAGAATTGGCCATGTCGAAAGTGATCTGGCCAAAACGTCGCATGGCAAAACCAGAAGAAATTGCAGCTCTTGCACACTTCCTAGTAGCGGACGATTGTAAATACCTAACAGGCCAAGCACTGTGTGTTGATGGTGGCTACCAAGCTGGCATCGGTCTACCTGTCATGGAAACTATCTTGGGTGAAGAGGCTTAA
- a CDS encoding TetR/AcrR family transcriptional regulator has protein sequence MNMKTNQTRQHILEVGYQLIVNKGFTAVGLSELLKTAEVPKGSFYHYFKSKEQFGEALIVDYFDLYLERIEAILLGNQGTGLERVMDYFSRWLNVEEGVCNANKCAVVKLSAEVADLSEPMREALNRGAARIVLAIAKGIEAGIDDGSIQVQDATGTAKTLYQLWLGASLLNKLSQDGEHLHHALSTTKQLLKAK, from the coding sequence ATGAACATGAAAACGAACCAAACTCGTCAGCACATTCTTGAAGTTGGCTATCAGCTGATTGTTAATAAAGGCTTCACTGCTGTTGGTCTGTCAGAGTTGTTAAAAACTGCCGAAGTGCCTAAAGGATCTTTCTATCACTACTTCAAGTCGAAAGAGCAATTTGGGGAGGCGCTGATAGTCGATTACTTTGATCTTTACTTGGAGAGGATTGAAGCGATTTTGCTTGGCAATCAGGGTACAGGCTTAGAACGAGTGATGGATTACTTTTCTCGCTGGCTAAATGTCGAAGAAGGTGTGTGTAACGCCAACAAGTGCGCCGTGGTTAAGCTCAGCGCGGAGGTTGCCGATCTTTCTGAGCCGATGCGAGAAGCTCTTAATAGAGGAGCTGCAAGAATTGTCTTAGCGATAGCAAAAGGCATTGAAGCGGGTATTGATGATGGTTCGATTCAAGTACAAGATGCGACGGGCACTGCCAAAACACTGTACCAACTATGGCTTGGGGCGAGTTTGCTCAACAAGCTCAGCCAAGATGGTGAACATTTGCATCACGCATTAAGCACCACTAAGCAATTACTTAAGGCGAAATAG
- a CDS encoding NADP-dependent oxidoreductase, translating to MTTANRQIVLASRPVGAPTAENFRFVEAEKPVANDGEILLRSVYLSLDPYMRGRMSDAESYADPVAIDEAMVGGTVSQVEVSNHPDYEVGEWVLAFSGWQDYGVSNGEGLIKLGKTPQFPSYALGVMGMPGFTAYMGLLDIGQPKEGETVVVAAATGAVGSMVGQIAKLKGCKVIGIAGGEEKCSFATDTLGFDACIDHKAQDFAAQLAEVCTDGIDVYFENVGGKVFDAVMPLLNTGARIPLCGLISQYNATSLPEGPDRMSMLMAKLLIKRIKMQGFIIFDDYGHRYGEFAADMSKWLAEGKIQYKEHMVQGLEQAPEAFIGLLEGKNFGKLVVQVNEPM from the coding sequence ATGACAACTGCCAACCGCCAAATTGTTTTAGCGTCTCGCCCAGTGGGTGCACCAACGGCTGAAAACTTCCGTTTTGTTGAAGCGGAAAAACCTGTGGCCAACGATGGCGAGATTTTGCTGCGTTCGGTTTATCTTTCTCTTGATCCGTACATGCGAGGTCGCATGAGCGATGCTGAATCCTATGCTGACCCTGTGGCGATTGATGAAGCTATGGTCGGTGGTACCGTGAGTCAGGTGGAAGTCTCAAACCACCCAGATTACGAGGTGGGTGAGTGGGTACTGGCATTCTCAGGCTGGCAAGACTATGGGGTATCAAACGGTGAAGGCCTGATCAAATTGGGCAAAACGCCACAGTTCCCGTCTTATGCATTAGGTGTAATGGGTATGCCAGGTTTCACCGCTTACATGGGGCTGTTGGATATTGGTCAGCCGAAAGAGGGAGAAACGGTTGTCGTGGCTGCTGCGACAGGTGCAGTCGGCTCTATGGTGGGTCAGATTGCAAAGCTTAAAGGCTGCAAAGTGATTGGTATTGCTGGTGGAGAAGAGAAATGCTCTTTTGCGACAGATACGCTTGGCTTTGATGCTTGTATCGACCACAAAGCGCAAGATTTTGCTGCGCAACTTGCCGAGGTTTGTACCGATGGTATCGATGTGTACTTTGAAAACGTTGGCGGTAAAGTGTTTGATGCGGTAATGCCACTGCTTAACACTGGCGCACGTATCCCTTTGTGTGGCCTGATTTCACAATACAACGCCACTTCCCTGCCAGAAGGGCCTGACCGTATGTCGATGCTGATGGCAAAACTTCTGATCAAACGAATCAAGATGCAAGGCTTCATTATTTTTGACGACTATGGCCATCGATACGGTGAGTTTGCCGCAGACATGAGTAAGTGGTTAGCAGAAGGAAAAATCCAATATAAAGAGCACATGGTACAAGGGCTAGAACAGGCACCAGAAGCCTTTATCGGCCTGCTTGAAGGCAAAAACTTCGGTAAGCTTGTTGTGCAGGTGAATGAGCCGATGTAA
- a CDS encoding beta-propeller fold lactonase family protein — protein MSHTLTIGQYSSDSYCGFATITLSEESKLLKPQQHSDIVNPSYIARSDSGIYLVSEQSQLQGAALYYIANDSDGYQVKPLNGDYPCHIAISPCKQMIGVAHYGSGNFELFQLMENGGIGEPIANLQNPIPQQRVGKHSERQQGPHGHQLYFIAKHQQFVTVDLGGDTLHFYNLDNQQVTPIQTLELPAGSGPRHVVFKKDGSCGFVLCELSESLITLERIQGEWKIKAQQAALPNTANHEAAAAIKLSADERFLYASGRGEPLISWFAIDNGQAKHQGCVSSGGDFPRDITLTDDGKWLIAANQGSNSLALFCLHKESGQPELVDTLEEIHQPVCVCL, from the coding sequence ATGTCTCACACACTCACCATTGGTCAGTACTCTTCTGATTCTTATTGCGGCTTTGCGACCATCACACTTAGCGAAGAGAGTAAATTATTAAAGCCACAGCAGCACTCTGATATCGTTAACCCGTCTTATATCGCTCGCAGTGACAGCGGAATTTATCTGGTTTCAGAGCAGTCTCAACTACAAGGGGCAGCGCTCTATTACATTGCCAATGACAGTGATGGCTACCAAGTTAAACCCCTCAATGGTGATTATCCGTGCCACATTGCTATTTCGCCTTGCAAGCAAATGATTGGGGTGGCGCATTACGGCTCAGGTAACTTTGAACTGTTTCAATTGATGGAAAATGGTGGCATCGGTGAGCCGATAGCCAACTTACAAAACCCTATCCCACAACAGCGAGTAGGAAAGCATTCAGAGCGTCAGCAAGGCCCGCACGGCCATCAGCTCTACTTTATCGCGAAGCATCAACAGTTTGTTACTGTTGATCTGGGTGGCGATACTCTGCATTTCTATAACCTAGACAATCAACAGGTGACGCCTATTCAAACACTGGAGTTGCCAGCAGGTTCAGGCCCAAGACATGTGGTATTCAAGAAAGATGGTAGCTGCGGATTTGTGTTGTGCGAACTCAGCGAGAGTTTAATAACCCTAGAGCGAATCCAGGGTGAATGGAAAATTAAAGCTCAGCAAGCGGCACTTCCTAACACGGCTAACCATGAAGCGGCAGCGGCGATCAAACTCTCCGCAGACGAGCGTTTTCTCTACGCATCCGGTCGAGGAGAACCGCTAATTAGCTGGTTTGCCATCGACAATGGTCAAGCTAAACACCAAGGCTGCGTATCCTCCGGTGGCGACTTCCCACGAGATATTACGCTAACCGATGACGGTAAGTGGCTGATTGCAGCCAACCAAGGCTCAAATAGTCTGGCGCTGTTTTGTTTACACAAAGAATCCGGACAGCCAGAGCTGGTCGACACGCTCGAAGAAATCCATCAACCTGTGTGTGTTTGCCTGTAA
- the phaC gene encoding class I poly(R)-hydroxyalkanoic acid synthase produces the protein MENKSPFEGMMNNMLQYSQAWMENLGQPTQNTLMKTQAEDLGKWLQSVSENPTNTIEQQMNWWTQQVSLLNQCILGTSGEEKETDRRFRDPAWNENPLYKYIKESYKLACNTIQESVENSQGLDEQTKERLAFFTRQYLNAMSPSNFVATNPEILKLTMESNGENLIQGMKQFRQDLAQSADTLNIRMTDKTKFALGENIAATPGKVVFKNEMFELIQYKPTTEQVYKRPMLVVPPFVNKYYIMDVNPETSYVKWLVSQGHTVFMMSWVNPNADMRDVGYGDYVTRGILPALDAIEAQTGEREVNGVGYCIGGTTLVAAMAYLAGKRRKQRIKSATLLTTILDFKKPGELGIFINDPIISSIEAQNNLRGYMDGRQMAVSFSLLRENSLYWNYYITNYLKGESPMAFDLLYWNCDNTNVTAATHNQLLRQCYLENRLAKGEMEIDGVKIDLNKVKSPVYFLSAIEDHIALWDGNYEGTQLLGGDSKFVLAESGHIAGPMNHVDANKYGYWTNDNTDQDAAQWLASADKHQGSWWPHWQTWVDERNFSEKIDARELEGELDAPGEYVRARIQDVIQQQTEKESA, from the coding sequence ATGGAAAATAAATCGCCGTTCGAAGGCATGATGAATAACATGCTTCAATACAGCCAAGCTTGGATGGAAAATCTTGGCCAGCCAACGCAAAACACCTTAATGAAGACTCAAGCAGAAGACTTAGGTAAGTGGCTGCAATCTGTGTCAGAAAACCCAACCAACACCATTGAGCAACAGATGAATTGGTGGACGCAGCAAGTCAGCTTGCTCAATCAATGCATCTTAGGCACGTCTGGTGAAGAAAAAGAAACTGACCGCCGTTTCCGTGATCCTGCTTGGAATGAAAACCCACTCTACAAATACATCAAAGAGAGCTATAAGCTCGCTTGCAACACGATTCAAGAATCGGTCGAGAATTCACAAGGTCTTGATGAACAAACGAAAGAACGCCTAGCGTTTTTTACTCGTCAGTATCTTAACGCGATGTCGCCAAGTAACTTTGTTGCCACCAACCCAGAAATCTTGAAACTGACCATGGAATCTAACGGTGAAAACCTAATCCAAGGCATGAAACAGTTCCGCCAAGATTTGGCTCAAAGCGCCGACACGCTGAACATCCGCATGACGGATAAAACCAAATTTGCCTTAGGTGAAAACATCGCCGCCACGCCGGGTAAAGTGGTATTCAAGAATGAGATGTTTGAGCTTATCCAATACAAGCCGACCACTGAACAAGTTTATAAGCGTCCGATGTTGGTGGTGCCACCGTTTGTAAATAAGTACTACATCATGGATGTGAACCCAGAGACTTCATACGTCAAATGGTTAGTGAGCCAAGGGCATACGGTGTTTATGATGTCTTGGGTGAACCCAAATGCAGACATGCGTGACGTCGGCTACGGAGACTACGTGACCCGTGGGATCTTGCCAGCACTTGATGCCATTGAAGCACAAACGGGTGAGCGTGAAGTCAACGGCGTGGGTTACTGCATTGGCGGCACCACATTAGTGGCAGCAATGGCCTACCTTGCTGGCAAACGACGTAAGCAGCGCATCAAGTCTGCCACTTTACTGACAACTATCTTGGACTTTAAAAAACCGGGCGAGTTGGGCATTTTCATCAATGATCCAATCATCTCTAGCATCGAAGCGCAAAACAATCTTCGAGGCTATATGGATGGTCGTCAGATGGCGGTTTCCTTTAGCTTACTGCGTGAAAACAGCCTCTACTGGAACTACTACATCACCAACTACCTCAAGGGCGAAAGCCCAATGGCTTTCGACCTGCTTTACTGGAACTGCGACAACACCAACGTAACCGCAGCAACCCACAATCAGCTACTTCGTCAATGCTATCTGGAAAACCGTCTCGCCAAAGGCGAAATGGAGATCGATGGGGTGAAAATCGACCTGAATAAGGTGAAGTCTCCGGTCTACTTCTTATCCGCTATCGAAGATCACATCGCGCTGTGGGACGGCAACTACGAAGGCACTCAATTATTGGGTGGTGACAGCAAGTTTGTGTTGGCAGAAAGCGGCCACATCGCAGGACCAATGAACCATGTTGATGCCAACAAGTACGGTTATTGGACCAACGACAATACCGACCAAGATGCTGCGCAATGGCTGGCAAGCGCCGACAAGCACCAAGGCTCATGGTGGCCTCACTGGCAAACTTGGGTTGATGAGCGCAACTTCTCAGAAAAAATCGATGCCCGTGAACTCGAAGGTGAACTGGATGCACCTGGCGAGTATGTCCGTGCACGCATTCAAGACGTTATCCAACAGCAAACAGAAAAGGAATCTGCGTAA
- a CDS encoding MaoC family dehydratase, which produces MKPEVGQIATIEKRLDAQTVATFASVSEDYNPVHLDEEFAKSTPFERPIVHGMLASSLISGLLASKVPGPGGIYLGQTLKFTCPIFVGETVTAKIEVKSVRDDKPIAVLATQILNAEGKVAVDGEATVMYTE; this is translated from the coding sequence ATGAAACCAGAAGTTGGTCAGATTGCGACCATTGAAAAGCGCTTGGATGCACAAACTGTCGCAACCTTTGCCTCAGTCTCTGAAGACTATAATCCTGTGCACCTTGATGAGGAGTTTGCTAAAAGTACTCCTTTTGAGCGTCCTATCGTTCATGGCATGTTGGCTTCTAGCCTGATTTCTGGACTGCTTGCTTCAAAAGTCCCTGGTCCCGGTGGAATTTACCTTGGCCAAACGTTGAAGTTTACCTGCCCAATTTTTGTTGGTGAGACAGTAACTGCTAAAATTGAAGTGAAAAGCGTACGTGACGACAAACCCATCGCCGTGCTTGCTACTCAAATCCTGAACGCTGAAGGAAAAGTAGCGGTCGATGGTGAAGCAACGGTCATGTACACCGAATAA